The region TCAAGCATTAATGCCCAGTCGACAGCTGAATCACCACCACCAAGCAGCATTACATGCTGGTCCTTGTAATGGTTCATGTCCTTAACATGATAATGCAAATTAATTCCCTCAAACTTTTCGTAGTCGCCAACATTCAGGCGGCGTGGCTGAAATGCGCCGTTTCCAGCAGTAATGATAATGGTCTTTGTATAGTGTACTTCCTTATTTGTCGTCAATTTAAGCGTTTGATCTTCCAGACGCTCCACTTTCTCAACAGCTTGTCCCAATACAATTTCCGGGTCAAACATGTTGGCCTGTTCCTCTAAATTGTCTACAAGTTCTTGTGCGCGTATTTTGGGAAACCCGGCAACATCATAGATATCTTTTTCCGGATATAATGCGGTTAGCTGACCGCCGGTATGGGGAAGGCTCTCAATAATCTTTACACTAGCATCCCGCATTCCACCGTAGAAGGCAGTAAACAGGCCTGTAGGACCCGCGCCGATAATGGTTACATCATATATTTGTTCAGACATTAGTTAG is a window of Lentibacillus daqui DNA encoding:
- a CDS encoding NAD(P)/FAD-dependent oxidoreductase, producing the protein MSEQIYDVTIIGAGPTGLFTAFYGGMRDASVKIIESLPHTGGQLTALYPEKDIYDVAGFPKIRAQELVDNLEEQANMFDPEIVLGQAVEKVERLEDQTLKLTTNKEVHYTKTIIITAGNGAFQPRRLNVGDYEKFEGINLHYHVKDMNHYKDQHVMLLGGGDSAVDWALMLEPIAAKVTLVHRRDKFRAHEYSVEKLMNSSVDILTPFSPSGISGKDRIESVLLQEVKGDRELEVTVDSILCNYGFVSTLGPIKDWGLEIEKNSIVVNTKMETNIPGIYAAGDICTYPGKINLIATGFGEGPTAVNNAKQYIDPKARVQPKHSTSMF